Proteins encoded within one genomic window of Alteribacter populi:
- a CDS encoding S9 family peptidase, with product MNFADPTVEQFFQTYTISNFTVSDDEKRVLFSTNLNGKMNVWAMDLPNGFPYLFTHTEQSCQFLKEDPNKKFVLAGFDHDGDENYHLYAVPYKGGNKKKLIEADKEEKYYFAHLNQEGNHLYYVTSKGNPSFLNGYRFNIESESEELLYEGAQGPTFINTVSLNERYVVLQQLLANTYVIGYLLDTQTGEKVTLSEDPERVHVFNHSIFVSDTELLYVTNDRSEYAYIAKYDISTGKHSKYLSLKEESVEGIEWHKESETLYLWTEKGVEDHLYSLKKDNDSPVRLDSPLTAIEQVKVGKSGQVYILGTSATEPTNLYRLEKNNKWRKLTENKVLGIEKEELVEPEVVTYPSFDKKEIEALWFKAKPEQDNGHVIFWPHGGPQAAERKTFRAMFQCILNQGYSIFAPNFRGSTGYGSSFVKLVEQDWGEGPRLDCVAGVEWLFDTNKCDKDRLFVLGGSYGGYMTLLLAGRHPEYFRAVIDIFGVSNLFTFVNSVPDHWKPIMERWIGDPERDKERFEKDSPVTYLSTMTNPILVIQGANDPRVVKEESDQIVDALQKQGTAVDYLVLDDEGHGFSKKENEIKVYKEILDFLEKHRVPGK from the coding sequence ATGAATTTTGCTGATCCGACAGTGGAACAATTTTTTCAAACATATACGATATCGAACTTCACCGTCTCTGATGATGAGAAAAGAGTGCTTTTTTCAACAAATTTAAACGGAAAAATGAATGTGTGGGCAATGGATTTACCGAATGGATTTCCTTATTTATTCACTCATACAGAGCAGTCTTGCCAATTTTTAAAGGAGGACCCTAACAAAAAGTTTGTCTTGGCAGGGTTTGATCATGATGGGGATGAGAATTACCATTTATACGCTGTTCCATATAAAGGTGGAAATAAGAAAAAGCTGATTGAAGCAGATAAAGAAGAGAAGTATTACTTTGCTCATTTAAATCAAGAAGGAAACCATCTTTATTATGTGACGAGTAAAGGAAACCCAAGCTTTCTAAACGGATACCGCTTTAACATTGAAAGCGAGTCGGAAGAGCTTTTATATGAAGGGGCACAAGGGCCGACATTTATTAATACGGTTTCACTAAACGAAAGGTATGTTGTTTTGCAACAGTTACTTGCGAACACATATGTTATCGGTTATTTATTAGATACACAAACAGGTGAAAAAGTTACGCTTAGTGAGGACCCGGAACGTGTTCATGTCTTTAACCATAGTATCTTTGTATCTGATACAGAGCTTTTGTATGTGACGAACGATAGATCTGAATATGCCTACATTGCAAAATATGATATTTCTACAGGTAAACATAGCAAATACCTCTCTTTAAAAGAGGAAAGTGTCGAAGGGATCGAGTGGCATAAAGAGTCAGAAACGTTGTATTTATGGACAGAGAAAGGTGTAGAGGATCATCTGTATTCTTTAAAGAAAGACAATGATAGCCCAGTACGCCTTGATAGCCCATTAACTGCTATTGAACAAGTGAAGGTTGGAAAGAGTGGGCAGGTTTATATTCTTGGGACCAGTGCAACGGAGCCTACAAACTTATATCGTTTAGAAAAGAATAATAAATGGAGAAAACTCACTGAAAATAAAGTACTAGGTATTGAAAAGGAAGAGCTGGTAGAGCCGGAAGTTGTGACTTATCCATCTTTTGATAAAAAAGAAATTGAAGCGTTATGGTTTAAAGCGAAGCCTGAACAAGACAACGGACACGTGATTTTTTGGCCGCACGGGGGTCCACAAGCGGCCGAAAGAAAAACATTCCGTGCCATGTTCCAATGCATTTTAAACCAAGGGTATTCTATTTTTGCTCCTAACTTTCGAGGAAGCACAGGGTACGGTTCTTCATTTGTAAAACTTGTTGAACAAGACTGGGGAGAAGGGCCGCGTCTTGATTGTGTTGCAGGGGTTGAGTGGTTATTTGATACGAATAAATGTGACAAAGACCGGTTATTTGTACTTGGAGGCAGCTATGGTGGCTATATGACGTTGTTACTTGCCGGAAGACATCCTGAATACTTCCGGGCAGTGATTGATATATTCGGTGTATCGAATTTGTTTACGTTCGTCAATTCTGTTCCAGACCATTGGAAACCAATTATGGAGCGTTGGATTGGTGACCCAGAGCGTGATAAAGAACGATTTGAAAAGGATTCACCGGTGACGTATCTTTCTACGATGACCAACCCAATCCTCGTTATCCAAGGAGCGAACGATCCAAGAGTAGTAAAAGAAGAATCTGACCAAATCGTCGATGCACTACAAAAACAAGGAACGGCTGTTGATTACCTCGTGCTAGACGATGAAGGGCACGGATTTTCCAAAAAAGAAAATGAAATTAAAGTGTATAAGGAGATTTTGGATTTTTTGGAAAAGCATCGCGTACCAGGAAAATAA
- a CDS encoding DUF6544 family protein, translated as MEQILSDIVVVLVVASIIFLGVLLISNWVFLNQFREDVLKLKNITEETNQETKRPAIVERYLERVNAEQELNYKQAFVTHIGFCRLKTDQKWTPVKGEQFFRTDEPSFTWMAFLKINPVVRMNTIEKRLANEASIVTRLWSFLPVTKQGGPKVSQSLGLRYLSEIPWFPQAIIHNSSITWAEVDERHVKATLRNGSEEDTVIYTFNEDGLIEKMTSEGRYRNDEKEKWSVHYTGYQTIHGVTVPYQTDSFWHLAEGDFHYGRIHLKTVHYE; from the coding sequence ATGGAACAAATACTTTCTGATATCGTGGTTGTACTAGTCGTTGCATCGATCATTTTTTTGGGAGTGCTCCTTATTAGCAATTGGGTGTTCCTAAACCAATTTAGAGAAGATGTGCTTAAACTAAAAAACATCACAGAAGAGACGAATCAAGAGACAAAACGGCCAGCAATAGTGGAGCGTTACTTAGAACGGGTAAATGCAGAGCAAGAGCTTAATTATAAACAAGCTTTTGTTACGCACATAGGGTTTTGCCGGCTGAAAACAGATCAGAAATGGACGCCAGTAAAAGGAGAACAATTTTTCAGAACAGATGAACCGTCCTTTACTTGGATGGCTTTCCTGAAAATAAATCCAGTCGTACGTATGAATACGATCGAAAAGCGATTAGCTAACGAAGCAAGCATTGTGACAAGGTTATGGTCTTTTCTACCTGTGACTAAACAAGGAGGTCCTAAAGTAAGTCAATCACTTGGACTTCGTTACTTGTCTGAGATCCCATGGTTCCCACAGGCTATCATTCATAATTCGTCGATCACTTGGGCTGAGGTGGATGAGCGGCACGTTAAAGCAACCCTTCGAAACGGAAGTGAAGAGGATACGGTCATATATACTTTTAATGAGGACGGCCTGATTGAAAAAATGACCTCCGAAGGCCGCTACCGAAACGACGAAAAAGAAAAGTGGTCCGTGCACTATACGGGTTATCAAACGATCCATGGCGTAACCGTCCCATACCAAACGGACTCGTTCTGGCATTTGGCAGAAGGCGATTTTCACTATGGACGAATTCACCTGAAAACCGTACATTACGAATAG
- a CDS encoding DEAD/DEAH box helicase, with product MTVFAELNIQPMILKSLDQMGFEEATPIQKQVLPIAKTGKDVIGQAQTGTGKTAAFGIPLIEKMEQETKHPQGIVLAPTRELAIQVAEELNKIGRYSSVRVLPIYGGQEISRQIRGLKKNPQIIVATPGRLQDHMRRKTISLSNINTVVLDEADEMLSMGFVEEIEEILESVPTERQTLLFSATMPPRLKSILNKYMNNPEQISVKSKEMTVENIDQRYVEVNEQKKFDTLCRLIDIHSPELAIIFGRTKRRVDELSDALFQRGYEVEGIHGDLPQNKRDKVIQKFKQKRIEILVATDVAARGLDVSGVSHVFNFDLPQDPESYVHRIGRTGRAGKHGMAFSFVTPREKEHVNVIEKTTKKKMTYEKAPSRQDANVGRQQQASEQLLEVVTGGDYADLTDKAEELLENYDAVTLVSAAMKMVSKEQAEVKVTLTSEPPVRIKRGKGPKGKGGGSYRDGGRNNNRRQRSGGKDQGRRGNRSEGRKKEFSFAGKRRKK from the coding sequence TTGACAGTTTTTGCAGAATTAAATATTCAACCGATGATATTAAAATCACTAGATCAAATGGGGTTTGAAGAAGCGACCCCGATTCAAAAGCAAGTACTTCCGATCGCAAAGACCGGTAAAGATGTGATAGGTCAAGCCCAAACAGGTACAGGTAAAACAGCCGCTTTTGGAATTCCACTCATTGAAAAAATGGAGCAGGAAACCAAACACCCTCAAGGTATTGTGTTAGCCCCTACTCGTGAGCTCGCTATTCAGGTTGCAGAGGAATTAAATAAAATTGGCCGATATAGTAGCGTCCGTGTATTACCAATTTATGGTGGACAGGAAATTTCACGACAAATTCGCGGACTGAAGAAGAATCCGCAAATTATCGTGGCAACACCAGGGCGACTGCAAGATCACATGAGAAGAAAAACGATTTCACTAAGCAACATCAATACAGTGGTATTAGATGAAGCCGACGAAATGCTAAGTATGGGCTTTGTTGAGGAGATTGAGGAAATTCTTGAATCTGTCCCAACTGAGCGACAAACGTTGCTGTTTTCAGCGACAATGCCACCACGACTGAAGTCAATCCTTAACAAGTATATGAACAACCCGGAACAAATCAGTGTGAAATCAAAAGAAATGACAGTTGAAAACATCGACCAACGCTATGTTGAAGTAAATGAGCAAAAAAAATTCGATACGCTTTGCCGACTCATTGATATTCACTCTCCAGAGCTTGCGATCATTTTCGGCCGTACGAAGCGTCGTGTAGATGAGCTTTCCGATGCATTGTTCCAAAGAGGGTATGAAGTCGAAGGTATCCACGGTGACTTGCCGCAAAACAAGCGTGATAAGGTTATTCAAAAGTTTAAACAAAAACGTATTGAAATCCTCGTTGCGACAGATGTTGCTGCTCGTGGTCTTGATGTGAGCGGTGTGTCTCACGTGTTTAACTTTGATTTGCCTCAAGACCCTGAAAGCTATGTACACCGCATTGGTCGTACTGGGCGAGCAGGAAAACACGGCATGGCGTTTTCATTTGTAACACCACGTGAGAAAGAGCATGTAAATGTGATTGAAAAAACGACGAAGAAAAAAATGACATATGAGAAAGCACCTTCACGTCAAGATGCTAATGTCGGACGGCAACAACAAGCTTCTGAACAGCTTCTTGAAGTTGTAACAGGTGGCGATTATGCAGATCTTACAGATAAAGCGGAAGAATTACTTGAGAATTACGACGCTGTAACGCTTGTGTCTGCTGCTATGAAAATGGTAAGCAAAGAGCAAGCTGAAGTGAAAGTAACTCTTACAAGCGAACCGCCAGTCAGAATCAAGCGAGGTAAAGGTCCTAAAGGAAAAGGTGGAGGATCCTACCGTGATGGCGGTAGAAACAACAACCGTCGCCAACGTTCCGGTGGAAAAGATCAAGGTCGCCGCGGCAATCGTTCGGAAGGTCGTAAGAAAGAATTTTCTTTCGCCGGTAAACGACGAAAAAAATAA
- a CDS encoding cold shock domain-containing protein, which translates to MMTGKVKWFNSEKGFGFIEREDGDDVFVHFSAIQAEGFKTLEEGQEVEFEIVEGDRGPQAANVVRL; encoded by the coding sequence ATTATGACAGGTAAAGTAAAATGGTTCAACTCTGAAAAAGGTTTCGGTTTCATCGAGCGTGAAGACGGAGACGACGTATTTGTACACTTCTCTGCGATCCAAGCTGAAGGTTTCAAAACTCTTGAAGAAGGTCAAGAAGTTGAATTTGAAATCGTTGAAGGCGACCGTGGACCACAAGCTGCAAACGTTGTACGTCTGTAA
- a CDS encoding RidA family protein encodes MKIQPVQTSNAPNAIGPYSQAVTVNGMVYTSGQIGLDPESGEMVEGVEAQTHQVMKNVQTVLEASGSSLYQAVKLTIFLQDMNDFATVNEIYASYLREPFPARSAIEVAKLPKNALVEVEAVAIQG; translated from the coding sequence ATGAAAATTCAACCAGTACAAACGTCAAACGCACCCAATGCGATTGGCCCTTATTCACAAGCGGTTACAGTAAACGGCATGGTTTATACTTCTGGACAAATCGGTTTAGATCCCGAGTCAGGGGAAATGGTTGAAGGGGTAGAAGCACAAACTCACCAAGTCATGAAAAATGTCCAAACTGTGCTTGAGGCGAGTGGCAGCTCCCTGTACCAAGCGGTAAAATTAACGATTTTTTTACAAGATATGAACGATTTCGCAACGGTAAATGAGATTTATGCTTCTTATTTACGTGAGCCTTTTCCTGCGAGAAGTGCTATTGAAGTAGCAAAACTTCCGAAAAACGCATTAGTCGAAGTGGAAGCTGTCGCTATTCAAGGATAG
- a CDS encoding biotin-dependent carboxyltransferase family protein, with the protein MIMEGLEVLKPGLLTTVQDLGRHGYQQFGLSPSGAMDEYALQVANILVGNDRAEAALEMTIMGTSFKMHEDLVVAFTGADLQPHIDNVPAFMWKSCHVKAGQQISFRQPIDGARLYMSVAGGFALPEVMGSKSTALRIGIGGLDGRELQKGDVLKVNGGKDHVRGKRKLIPSATPHYEKNTTVRVIVGPQEDAFTEESLDTFFSEVYKVTHQSDRMGYGLEGAKLKHKIGADILSDAIAPGSIQVPGDGKPIILMADRQTTGGYTKIANIISVDLPRVAQVPPGGTVSFERVSVEKAQELARKQEKFLTQLAVYCK; encoded by the coding sequence ATGATAATGGAAGGTCTTGAAGTATTAAAACCCGGATTATTAACTACGGTTCAGGATCTTGGGCGTCATGGGTACCAGCAGTTTGGTCTCAGCCCATCTGGAGCTATGGATGAGTACGCGCTTCAAGTGGCAAACATCCTAGTCGGAAACGATCGAGCAGAAGCAGCACTTGAAATGACGATTATGGGAACTTCTTTTAAGATGCACGAAGACTTAGTCGTTGCGTTTACAGGTGCCGACTTGCAACCACATATCGACAATGTTCCCGCTTTCATGTGGAAGAGCTGTCATGTGAAGGCAGGACAGCAAATTTCCTTTCGCCAACCTATAGATGGCGCTAGGCTTTACATGAGTGTGGCTGGCGGTTTTGCACTACCAGAAGTGATGGGGAGTAAGTCAACCGCGTTGCGAATTGGAATTGGCGGGCTTGACGGTCGCGAGCTGCAAAAAGGAGATGTGCTGAAAGTAAATGGCGGAAAAGATCATGTACGCGGAAAAAGGAAACTGATTCCTTCAGCTACTCCTCATTACGAAAAAAACACCACTGTTCGCGTTATTGTCGGACCTCAAGAAGATGCATTTACTGAAGAATCTTTGGATACTTTTTTCTCAGAAGTATATAAAGTTACCCACCAGTCTGATCGGATGGGGTACGGTCTAGAGGGAGCAAAACTCAAACACAAAATTGGAGCGGACATTTTATCCGACGCTATCGCTCCTGGTTCAATTCAAGTTCCCGGAGACGGAAAGCCGATTATTTTAATGGCGGACCGGCAAACGACAGGAGGATACACGAAAATAGCGAACATCATTAGTGTTGATTTGCCCAGGGTTGCGCAAGTACCACCAGGAGGGACAGTCTCATTTGAACGAGTGAGTGTGGAAAAAGCACAGGAGCTAGCGCGCAAACAGGAAAAGTTCCTTACACAACTAGCTGTTTATTGTAAATGA
- a CDS encoding LamB/YcsF family protein — protein sequence MKHRIDLNSDLGESFGNYTIGQDKEVLSLVSSANIACGYHAGDHNVMHETVKKAADNKVGLGAHPGLPDLVGFGRRYIEVDADDVYNMVVYQVGALQAFVTIRDTKLQHVKPHGALFNMAAKDPVIAQAIAKAVQDVDSSLILFGLAGSELIKEGRKRGLHVAQEVFADRTYQPDGTLTPRTQPNAVIHDEDEVVERTLRMVREKIVRAEDGSEISIQPDTICVHGDTPQALTFVTRLKNELLKAGVDIKRVGER from the coding sequence ATGAAACACCGGATCGACTTAAATAGTGATTTAGGAGAAAGCTTTGGTAATTATACAATTGGTCAAGATAAGGAAGTTTTATCTCTTGTAAGCTCTGCTAACATTGCATGTGGTTATCATGCTGGAGACCATAATGTAATGCATGAGACTGTTAAAAAAGCAGCTGACAATAAGGTTGGTCTTGGTGCGCACCCTGGTTTACCTGACCTCGTTGGATTTGGCAGAAGATACATAGAAGTAGATGCTGATGATGTATACAACATGGTTGTTTATCAAGTGGGAGCATTGCAAGCCTTTGTTACCATCCGCGACACGAAGCTGCAACATGTGAAACCGCATGGCGCGTTATTTAATATGGCAGCAAAAGACCCTGTCATAGCTCAAGCTATCGCAAAAGCTGTTCAAGATGTAGATTCCTCTCTTATTTTATTTGGGCTAGCAGGAAGTGAATTGATTAAAGAGGGAAGAAAGCGGGGCCTTCACGTTGCACAAGAAGTCTTTGCTGACCGAACCTACCAGCCCGACGGAACACTTACCCCGCGTACACAACCGAATGCCGTGATACATGATGAAGATGAGGTCGTTGAACGAACGCTGAGAATGGTCCGAGAAAAGATTGTGCGAGCTGAAGACGGAAGTGAAATTTCGATTCAACCTGACACGATTTGTGTACATGGTGACACTCCTCAGGCACTTACATTTGTCACACGTCTTAAAAATGAACTCTTGAAAGCTGGTGTTGATATTAAGCGGGTGGGAGAACGATGA